Proteins from a single region of Sediminitomix flava:
- a CDS encoding proline racemase family protein, protein MNNTIQNRLNTTLEIPENFLQIETIDMHTGGEPLRVILNGFPELKGNSVLEYRKDAMNNYDHLRKALMWEPRGHTDMYGCILVPPNSEEADFGILFIHNEGYSTMCGHAIIAITKLAIQMGWKEKSYPTTEFQIDAPCGRIHSFAQLDENGKVIDISFHCVPSYLVAQDLEITLPEIGTIKYDLAFGGAYYAYLDAKQVGLGLIPENNRKLIELGIQIKKEVNRTQDINHPFEEDLSFLYGTIFIDEAKDKNNHSRNVCVFADGEVDRSPTGSGVSGRIAIHEAKKEISDEEIIKIESITGSVFSGKVHQKITFGEYRAVIPEVSGSAYITGKHTFLIDPEDPFRDGFFLR, encoded by the coding sequence ATGAATAACACCATACAAAACCGCCTTAATACGACTTTAGAAATCCCAGAAAACTTTCTTCAGATCGAGACCATAGATATGCACACTGGCGGAGAACCACTAAGAGTAATTCTGAATGGCTTCCCTGAATTGAAAGGGAATTCGGTACTCGAATACCGAAAAGATGCCATGAACAATTACGATCACCTTCGTAAAGCATTGATGTGGGAACCTAGAGGACATACCGATATGTATGGTTGTATTCTTGTACCCCCAAACTCAGAAGAAGCAGATTTTGGAATTTTATTCATTCACAACGAGGGCTATTCTACCATGTGTGGACATGCCATTATTGCCATTACAAAGTTAGCCATTCAAATGGGTTGGAAAGAGAAAAGCTACCCAACTACCGAATTTCAGATTGATGCTCCTTGTGGCAGAATTCACTCTTTTGCTCAGCTAGATGAAAATGGAAAAGTCATCGATATCTCGTTTCACTGTGTGCCTAGTTATTTGGTCGCTCAAGATCTAGAAATCACCCTACCTGAAATTGGTACGATAAAATATGATTTGGCTTTTGGAGGTGCATACTATGCTTACTTAGATGCTAAACAAGTTGGTTTAGGCCTAATTCCAGAAAACAATAGAAAGCTTATTGAACTTGGTATACAGATCAAAAAGGAAGTGAATCGGACTCAAGATATAAACCATCCTTTTGAAGAAGATTTGAGTTTTTTGTATGGTACTATTTTCATTGATGAGGCCAAAGATAAAAACAATCACAGCAGAAATGTCTGTGTATTTGCCGATGGAGAAGTTGATCGGTCACCAACTGGGAGTGGTGTTTCTGGGAGAATCGCTATTCATGAAGCGAAAAAAGAAATAAGTGATGAGGAAATCATCAAAATAGAAAGTATTACAGGGAGTGTATTTTCAGGAAAAGTACATCAGAAAATAACTTTCGGTGAATATCGTGCTGTTATTCCCGAAGTCAGTGGCTCGGCTTACATTACTGGTAAGCATACCTTTCTTATTGACCCAGAAGATCCATTTAGAGATGGATTCTTTCTAAGATAG
- a CDS encoding acyl-CoA-binding protein, with the protein MSQEAFELAVKKSKELTKMPSNDQLLSLYSLFKQATEGDIQTERPMGFDFKAMAKWDAWKKLEGTSSEAAMQQYVDLVNELANQ; encoded by the coding sequence ATGTCTCAAGAAGCATTTGAATTAGCGGTAAAGAAGTCTAAGGAATTGACTAAAATGCCTTCCAATGATCAACTTTTGAGTTTATATTCTCTTTTTAAGCAAGCAACAGAAGGGGATATTCAGACAGAAAGACCAATGGGTTTTGACTTTAAAGCTATGGCAAAATGGGATGCTTGGAAAAAGTTGGAAGGAACTTCTTCTGAAGCAGCTATGCAACAGTACGTTGACTTAGTGAATGAATTAGCTAATCAATAA
- a CDS encoding endonuclease/exonuclease/phosphatase family protein, which translates to MLAFAFFICSSCDLNQNGESQDVTVISWNAKELFDMKGLKKRLPNFRELIGDQKPDIILLQEFTSIEQVEALAEALKLENWSLSCSDFNMKDHNRFNSFEVAILSRFPLSNVTEYDPYPERRKRKNYPFEKPLEVQDKSYEKIRTSRGFLVAEIEELKLMIGIVHLKSSIGKEGELDYRNAQKREFVTIALTETLNTLSNNKTDDWHILIGGDFNVGHSDKVKNGKDLFDDVNDGYDDTHAILTEPLIGDIKFTNALAKFNTTTYPSYKGSPIDNLYVNEGTKFKSSEIIKNAYGSDHYPVKVVLELQP; encoded by the coding sequence ATGCTTGCGTTTGCGTTTTTTATATGTTCAAGTTGTGATCTAAATCAGAATGGAGAGTCACAAGATGTCACGGTAATTTCTTGGAATGCAAAAGAGCTTTTTGACATGAAAGGCCTCAAAAAGCGATTACCCAACTTTAGAGAATTAATTGGGGACCAGAAACCTGATATTATTCTACTTCAAGAGTTTACATCCATAGAACAAGTAGAGGCTCTTGCTGAAGCACTTAAGTTAGAAAATTGGTCTTTGAGTTGTTCAGACTTCAATATGAAAGATCACAATCGTTTTAACTCTTTCGAAGTAGCGATACTCAGTAGGTTCCCCCTATCTAATGTAACGGAATACGATCCATACCCTGAGAGAAGAAAGCGTAAAAATTATCCTTTTGAAAAACCACTTGAGGTACAAGATAAATCTTATGAAAAAATACGAACATCAAGAGGCTTTTTAGTTGCTGAAATAGAAGAGTTAAAACTGATGATCGGTATTGTCCACCTAAAATCTTCTATCGGAAAGGAAGGTGAACTAGATTACAGAAATGCGCAAAAAAGAGAATTCGTTACAATCGCTCTCACTGAGACACTAAATACTTTATCCAATAACAAAACAGATGATTGGCATATCTTGATTGGTGGAGATTTTAATGTTGGGCATTCTGATAAAGTAAAAAATGGGAAAGATCTTTTTGATGATGTAAACGATGGCTATGATGATACGCATGCAATACTTACCGAACCTTTAATTGGAGATATTAAATTCACAAATGCCCTAGCTAAATTCAATACAACAACCTATCCGAGTTATAAAGGTTCTCCAATAGATAATCTATATGTAAATGAAGGGACAAAATTCAAGTCTTCTGAAATCATAAAAAACGCTTATGGTTCTGATCATTACCCTGTAAAAGTAGTCCTTGAACTTCAACCTTAG
- a CDS encoding LytR/AlgR family response regulator transcription factor, whose amino-acid sequence MGVYKVLVIDDEPISRRITKNFLSQVDGYEVIGEASDAKSGFAEVMKHEVDLIFLDIEMPEISGLDFLRSLAQPPKVIIISAHRDYAIEGYDLNVVDYLLKPVSIDRFKLALQKFEAFNPQAKEVQQLKEDYLFIRSDRKHYKTDFKFVTYIESQADYLIVHLKDGNTLKTKETIGNMEERLPSQFLRIHRSFIVNMDHVIALNREFVEIENEMLPVSKSFREAVIQVFEKN is encoded by the coding sequence ATGGGAGTATATAAAGTATTAGTGATCGATGATGAACCTATTTCTAGGAGAATCACAAAGAATTTCCTTTCACAAGTAGACGGATATGAAGTGATAGGAGAGGCTTCAGATGCTAAAAGTGGATTTGCTGAGGTAATGAAACATGAAGTTGATCTCATTTTCTTAGATATTGAAATGCCAGAAATTTCAGGTTTAGATTTTCTTCGTTCATTGGCTCAACCACCGAAAGTTATCATTATTTCTGCACATAGAGATTATGCGATTGAGGGCTATGATTTGAACGTGGTTGATTATCTTTTAAAACCCGTTTCTATTGATCGATTTAAATTGGCATTGCAGAAGTTTGAGGCTTTTAATCCTCAAGCGAAAGAAGTTCAACAATTGAAAGAAGATTATCTTTTTATCAGATCAGATCGAAAGCATTATAAAACGGACTTCAAATTTGTGACTTATATAGAGAGTCAAGCGGATTATTTGATCGTTCATCTCAAGGATGGAAATACCCTAAAAACCAAAGAAACTATAGGGAATATGGAAGAACGTTTGCCTTCACAATTCTTACGAATACATCGTTCTTTTATCGTGAATATGGATCATGTTATTGCTCTGAATAGAGAATTTGTAGAAATAGAAAACGAGATGCTTCCTGTCAGTAAAAGCTTTAGAGAAGCAGTGATTCAGGTTTTTGAGAAGAATTAA
- a CDS encoding sensor histidine kinase → MNQFIKKTIASRMLFELSFWGSMLIIICLFLGHFHQDYFNTFVFCIVWLPFTIAFTYYLNVVLIQKYLIERRYWRFGLYLFYAIVVSSFVQIVIILIFFILLADLEYNKMNPIINDVSVLWFVQIFIATMYSSLNYVKENQKKKDQIHQLEKEKLEIELQLKELELNTLKDQIHPHFLFNTLNNIYGLAIEKSDELPHILLQLSGLLDYLVYQSKEGKVALSKEVEVLNQYIDLERLRFDDRLELDLNFGDEKLDIQIIPFLLFPMVENAFKHGIKSTSEQAFLKIKTDFSISTFSFLVVNSKPQEVKENTNKGTGLVNLRKRLALCYPERHSLEIRETEEMYQIELQIEL, encoded by the coding sequence ATGAATCAATTTATCAAAAAGACAATAGCTAGTAGAATGCTCTTTGAGCTGAGTTTTTGGGGGAGTATGCTCATTATCATTTGTCTATTTTTAGGACATTTTCACCAAGACTACTTCAACACTTTTGTCTTTTGTATTGTATGGTTGCCTTTCACAATTGCATTTACCTATTATCTAAATGTTGTATTGATTCAGAAATATCTCATTGAGAGAAGGTATTGGCGATTTGGCTTATACTTATTCTATGCAATTGTTGTCAGTAGTTTTGTACAGATCGTGATCATTCTCATATTTTTCATTTTGTTAGCGGACTTAGAATATAATAAAATGAATCCAATCATAAATGATGTTTCGGTACTTTGGTTTGTTCAAATCTTTATAGCAACAATGTACTCTAGCCTAAATTATGTAAAGGAAAATCAGAAGAAAAAAGATCAGATTCATCAGTTGGAAAAAGAGAAGTTGGAGATCGAGTTACAATTAAAAGAGTTAGAATTAAATACACTAAAAGATCAGATTCATCCGCATTTTTTATTTAATACACTCAATAATATTTATGGATTAGCGATTGAGAAATCAGATGAGTTACCACATATTTTATTACAATTGAGTGGTCTCTTAGATTATTTGGTTTATCAGTCTAAAGAGGGGAAGGTAGCATTATCAAAAGAGGTAGAAGTTTTGAATCAGTATATAGATTTGGAACGGCTTCGTTTTGACGATCGCTTGGAGTTGGACTTGAATTTCGGAGATGAAAAATTAGATATTCAGATCATACCATTCCTACTTTTTCCTATGGTGGAAAATGCATTTAAACACGGGATCAAGTCTACAAGTGAACAAGCTTTTCTAAAGATTAAAACTGACTTCTCAATTTCAACTTTTTCATTTTTGGTAGTAAATAGTAAACCACAAGAAGTGAAAGAAAATACGAATAAGGGAACAGGTCTAGTCAATTTGAGAAAACGTTTAGCGTTGTGTTACCCAGAAAGGCATTCGTTGGAAATTAGAGAAACAGAGGAAATGTATCAGATAGAACTTCAAATAGAATTATAA
- a CDS encoding MotA/TolQ/ExbB proton channel family protein has product MQWFLNFYSNGGSLFMTFVTIPGVLMLVCAVFKALKMSNKFAPIQKSEKLIKELSLLALMMGIFGQLIGLYGAFEAIEAAGGVSMSLLAAGLKISSHTTLYGFLYFVLGRIALVYFAYTDSIEEK; this is encoded by the coding sequence ATGCAATGGTTTTTAAACTTCTATTCAAACGGCGGTAGCCTATTTATGACATTTGTAACTATTCCTGGAGTGCTGATGCTTGTCTGTGCAGTATTCAAGGCCTTAAAAATGTCTAACAAGTTTGCTCCTATTCAAAAATCAGAAAAGCTGATTAAAGAGTTGTCTTTACTTGCTCTAATGATGGGGATTTTTGGACAACTAATCGGTCTTTATGGAGCATTTGAAGCTATCGAAGCTGCTGGAGGAGTCTCAATGAGTTTGTTGGCAGCAGGATTAAAAATCTCCTCACATACTACTTTGTATGGCTTTTTGTACTTTGTACTGGGCAGAATTGCTTTAGTATATTTTGCCTACACAGACAGTATTGAAGAAAAGTAA
- the gldA gene encoding gliding motility-associated ABC transporter ATP-binding subunit GldA, whose protein sequence is MGIRVKNLTKKYGEQIAVNDISFEAKKGEILGFLGPNGAGKSTTMKIATCFIPPTSGSIEVCGLDVVKNPIEVRQKIGYLPEHNPLYLDMYVHEYLRYMASMYKVKNRKAKVSEMVSLVGLEREQNKKIGTLSKGYRQRVGLAQTLIHDPEVLILDEPTTGLDPNQLTEVRNIIKEVSQEKTVMLSTHIMQEVQALCQRVIILNKGNMVADQGVDELQYLGKQYTQIHLEFATAPTGEYFHELPSLEEIHKLEDHKYILDFAEQEGEDVRVAIFQKAVEKGIIILEMRKEKISLEEAFHELTK, encoded by the coding sequence ATGGGAATTAGAGTCAAAAATCTTACTAAAAAATACGGAGAGCAGATAGCTGTAAACGATATTTCATTTGAAGCAAAGAAAGGTGAAATCTTGGGTTTTCTAGGGCCAAACGGTGCTGGTAAATCTACGACAATGAAAATAGCTACCTGTTTCATTCCTCCAACTTCTGGTTCAATTGAGGTTTGTGGATTGGATGTTGTGAAAAATCCGATAGAGGTAAGACAAAAAATTGGCTATCTTCCAGAACATAACCCTTTATACCTTGATATGTATGTCCATGAATATCTCAGGTATATGGCAAGTATGTATAAGGTGAAAAATAGAAAGGCTAAAGTATCTGAAATGGTATCTTTAGTAGGTCTAGAACGTGAGCAGAATAAGAAAATTGGAACACTTTCTAAAGGTTATCGTCAGCGTGTAGGTCTTGCTCAAACACTCATTCATGACCCCGAAGTACTGATTTTAGATGAACCAACCACAGGTCTAGATCCTAATCAATTGACTGAAGTCCGCAATATAATTAAGGAGGTAAGTCAAGAGAAAACAGTAATGCTTTCTACACATATCATGCAAGAGGTTCAAGCACTCTGTCAGCGCGTAATCATCTTGAATAAGGGAAATATGGTTGCTGATCAAGGAGTTGATGAATTGCAATATTTAGGAAAGCAGTATACTCAAATCCATTTAGAGTTTGCTACAGCTCCTACAGGAGAATATTTCCATGAACTACCATCATTGGAAGAAATCCATAAACTAGAAGATCACAAATACATTTTGGATTTTGCTGAGCAAGAAGGTGAAGATGTGCGTGTAGCCATTTTCCAGAAGGCTGTAGAGAAAGGGATTATTATTCTTGAAATGAGAAAAGAGAAAATTTCATTGGAAGAAGCTTTCCACGAACTCACAAAATAA
- a CDS encoding 3-oxoacyl-ACP synthase III family protein yields the protein MKSSKIVGLGIYEPENVVTNDDLSKLVNTSDEWIQERSGIKQRRYADINEKGERNYIMGARASQEALDMAGMTPEDIDLIVYATLSPDYVFPGSGVLLQRELGFRNVAAIDVRAQCSGFVYGLSIADQYIKTGMYKNVLVVGAEIHSTGLDFSDHGRHVTVLFGDGAGAAVLTATEEQGKGILSTHMHSEGEFAEKLAVIDPSASEDPKYNAEMFEPGGSAWPVMDGQFVFKNAVVRFQEVIWEALKTNNLSPEDIDLLVPHQANMRITQFIQKKMGFPNEKVVNTITKYGNTTAASIPMALYNAYKEGRVKEGDLLCLAAFGSGFTWASALIRW from the coding sequence ATGAAAAGTTCTAAGATCGTTGGCTTAGGTATATATGAACCTGAAAACGTAGTAACTAACGATGATCTCTCTAAGCTTGTGAATACCTCTGATGAGTGGATTCAAGAAAGAAGTGGTATCAAGCAGAGAAGATATGCTGATATAAATGAAAAAGGAGAGAGAAACTATATCATGGGGGCTAGAGCTTCACAAGAGGCTTTGGACATGGCAGGAATGACTCCAGAAGATATAGATCTAATTGTGTATGCAACTTTGAGTCCTGACTATGTTTTTCCTGGTTCGGGAGTTTTGTTGCAAAGAGAACTAGGTTTTCGTAATGTAGCTGCTATCGATGTTAGAGCGCAATGTTCTGGTTTTGTATATGGTCTTTCAATTGCTGACCAATATATCAAAACAGGAATGTACAAAAATGTTCTTGTAGTGGGAGCAGAGATTCACTCTACAGGTTTGGATTTCTCTGATCACGGTCGTCATGTAACGGTTCTATTTGGTGATGGAGCAGGTGCGGCTGTATTGACTGCTACAGAAGAACAAGGAAAAGGAATTTTATCGACACATATGCACAGTGAAGGAGAGTTTGCTGAGAAATTAGCTGTAATTGATCCTAGTGCAAGTGAAGATCCAAAATATAACGCTGAAATGTTTGAACCAGGTGGTTCGGCATGGCCTGTAATGGACGGTCAGTTTGTATTCAAAAATGCTGTAGTAAGATTCCAAGAAGTAATCTGGGAGGCATTGAAAACAAATAACCTTTCACCAGAGGATATTGACCTATTAGTTCCTCACCAAGCAAACATGCGTATCACACAGTTCATCCAGAAAAAGATGGGCTTCCCGAATGAGAAAGTAGTAAATACTATTACTAAATATGGTAATACAACTGCCGCTTCTATTCCAATGGCACTTTACAATGCTTACAAAGAAGGCAGAGTAAAAGAAGGTGATCTATTGTGTTTAGCTGCTTTTGGTAGTGGATTTACTTGGGCAAGTGCATTGATTCGTTGGTAA